The sequence below is a genomic window from Neomicrococcus aestuarii.
GTAGTATTTAGGCTTACCAGGTGGTCCTGGCAGATTCACACGGGATTCCTCGAGCCCCGTGATACTCGGGTATCACCACAAAAACATGCATGCATAGACCAGCTACCGGACTCTCACCGTCTACGGTCAGGTTTCCCAACCTATTCGCCTCAACACACACACATTTCACGACCCAAAACGGTGATCGTACGTGGTAACCCCACAACCCCCATGATGCAACCCCCGTCAGGTATCACACACCACAGGTTTAGCCTCTTCCGCGTTCGCTCGCCACTACTAACGGAATCACTTTTGTTTTCTCTTCCTGCGGGTACTGAGATGTTTCACTTCCCCGCGTTTCCCCCAATACCCTATGTATTCAAGTATTGGTCACACGTCATAACACGTGCGGGGTTTCCCCATTCGGACATCCTGGTATCAACGCTCGGTTATCAACTCCACCAGGCTTATCGCAGATTCCCACGTCCTTCATCGGCTCCCAATGCCAAGGCATCCACCATGCGCCCTTAAAAACTTACAAACACAAAAAGCTCATAAGCAAAGAACAAACACAAAACAAACACAAGAAACAATCAAAAAATGGTTTACTCGATTTATTGCAGAAAACAACAACCACACATAAAAGTGTGATTGTTAGATGCTCGCGTCCACTATACAGTTCCCAAACAACAACCCACACACCCCACACCACGAACCGGGAAACCCCGAGAATCGCTGTTAGCAGCGTGCAGACACCAAAAACAACACCCAACACCACTCACGCAGTGCCGGCCTGTTGTTTCAGGCCCCAATAATGTGTCATACACCCCCCGACTCGAACCACCCCCACCCGCGTTCCAGACCAGAAAACCTCGAAAGATTCACAGTCGTACTAACCGGTGGTGATCATCCACTACGCCAGGAAATTATTTGTTGATATTCCACCCATGAGCACCACGACCCTGTAACACAAGTACAGGAAATCGGGATATTCTCTACCACCACACAAACAAACCCATTAGAGCATGCTGGTGGTGTTAGTTGCTCCTTAGAAAGGAGGTGATCCAGCCGCACCTTCCGGTACGGCTACCTTGTTACGACTTAGTCCCAATCGCCAGTCCCACCTTCGACAGCTCCCTCCCACAAGGGGTTAGGCCACCGGCTTCGGGTGTTACCAACTTTCGTGACTTGACGGGCGGTGTGTACAAGGCCCGGGAACGTATTCACCGCAGCGTTGCTGATCTGCGATTACTAGCGACTCCAACTTCATGGGGTCGAGTTGCAGACCCCAATCCGAACTGAGACCGGCTTTTTGGGATTAGCTCCACCTCACAGTATCGCAACCCTTTGTACCGGCCATTGTAGCATGCGTGAAGCCCAAGACATAAGGGGCATGATGATTTGACGTCGTCCCCACCTTCCTCCGAGTTGACCCCGGCAGTCTCCTATGAGTCCCCACCATAACGTGCTGGCAACATAGAACGAGGGTTGCGCTCGTTGCGGGACTTAACCCAACATCTCACGACACGAGCTGACGACAACCATGCACCACCTGTGAACCAGCCCCGAAGGGAAACCACATCTCTGCGGCGATCTAGTCCATGTCAAGCCTTGGTAAGGTTCTTCGCGTTGCATCGAATTAATCCGCATGCTCCGCCGCTTGTGCGGGCCCCCGTCAATTCCTTTGAGTTTTAGCCTTGCGGCCGTACTCCCCAGGCGGGGCACTTAATGCGTTAGCTACGGCGCGGAAAACGTGGAATGTCCCCCACACCTAGTGCCCAACGTTTACGGCATGGACTACCAGGGTATCTAATCCTGTTCGCTACCCATGCTTTCGCTCCTCAGCGTCAGTTACAGCCCAGAGACCTGCCTTCGCCATCGGTGTTCCTCCTGATATCTGCGCATTTCACCGCTACACCAGGAATTCCAGTCTCCCCTACTGCACTCTAGCCTGCCCGTACCCACCGCAGATCCGGAGTTAAGCCCCGGACTTTCACGGCAGACGCGACAAACCGCCTACGAGCTCTTTACGCCCAATAATTCCGGATAACGCTTGCGCCCTACGTATTACCGCGGCTGCTGGCACGTAGTTAGCCGGCGCTTCTTCTGCAGGTACCGTCACTTTCGCTTCTTCCCTACTGAAAGAGGTTTACAACCCGAAGGCCGTCATCCCTCACGCGGCGTCGCTGCATCAGGCTTTCGCCCATTGTGCAATATTCCCCACTGCTGCCTCCCGTAGGAGTCTGGGCCGTGTCTCAGTCCCAGTGTGGCCGGTCACCCTCTCAGGCCGGCTACCCGTCGTCGCCTTGGTGAGCCACTACCTCACCAACAAGCTGATAGGCCGCGAGTCCATCCCTAACCAAAAAATCTTTCCAACACCCACCATGCGATAGATGCTCATATCCAGTATTAGACCCAATTTCTCAGGCTTATCCCAGAGTCAGGGGCAGGTTACTCACGTGTTACTCACCCGTTCGCCACTAATCCACCTAGCAAGCTAGGCATCATCGTTCGACTTGCATGTGTTAAGCACGCCGCCAGCGTTCATCCTGAGCCAGGATCAAACTCTCCGTAAAAAAATACAGACACCACCACACCACACGGGAAAACGCGTGATCGATGGCACCAAATTCAAACCCAGCAATAAAAAACCAACAACAAACCCAAAACGGATTCATCATCAGCAGTTATTACCGAAAAAACTTCGGTATCAACAAACATGACACACTATTGAGATCTCAAACAACAGACATCAGCCAAACATCCACGGATAATTCTTTTTTCCGTTTCCGCCTTGGCGACTTATCTAATTTACAACCCTTTTTCGTTTCCGTCAAATTCACTTTATGTGAGCCTGACCTCAACGAAAAACCCCGACAATCTCGCCCCCACCACCCATAAAAGGCAACAAGAACTCAACCCTCAAAGATTTTTAGTGGATTGGCCACCCGAATCAACAAGCCTTCCGACCCGTTCTCCTCGCGGCGACAGATGAAAACTTTACACGGATTTCGGGCACTTGCAAAATCGGGGGCTCCTACGCCGTTGGCACTCGGGTGACCATCAAGAAAATCAGCGAGATTGCGCGGGTTTTCCATGTCAGCGCTCTGGGATCGGTGAGCGGTGGTGGCAGCAAAAGTACGTTTCGGTCAGAATTGGTTTATGAGAAGTGGATCACTTACCAGGCGTCTGAATCTAGAATCCCCCATCATCAATGCACCCATGATCGGTGCGGCTGGTGGTGAATTGGCTGCTGCCGTCAGCAAGGCCGGCGGCTTGGGCTTGATTGGTATCGAACCGAAGGGCACCAAAGAGTGGTTCGCTCAACAGTTTCGGTGGTGCCATAACCTCAGCACACCATGGGGAGTTGGATTCATTGGCTGGTCCCTTACCGAAGATCTGGCGTTTCTTCGCCACATCCTGAGCCACCAGCCAAACTTCATGTCCGCGAGCTTTATCTCCGCGAGCGATCGGCGGATGTCAGAAGCCTTCGCGGTGGCGAAAGATCTAGGGATTATCACCAGCATTCAAGCGGGCTCCGCCAGAGAAGTGGACGAAGCCCTCACCGCAGATGTAGATGTTGTTGTAGTCCGCGGCAGCGAAGGCGGCGGACACGGTCGCAACGAGGTCGCCACTCTCCCCCTCCTGCAGTACGCGAAGTCGGCGACCGACAAACCTGTGGTGGCTGCCGGCGGCATCGGTACGGCACGAGGAGTGGCGGCGGTGTTAGCCGGTGGCGCTGACGCGGCTTGGATTGGAACTCGATTCATCACGGCGCGAGAGTCTTTGGCTCACCCGACGAAAAAGTCTGCAGTTGGCCACGCCACCTTGGATGACACCCTCTATACCAACGCATTCGACATCGCTCAAAAGCTTCCGTGGGAGCGCGAATATGGCGGCAGGGCGCTCAAAAACGCGTTCGCCGAAGAATGGGTCGGCCGCGAAGACGAACTACTGCAAGCCGTCGAGGCCAGCGACAACATCACCCAGAGCGTCAACGAGGCAATAGCCTCCGGCAACCTAGATAAGCTCCCGATTTACGCGGGCGAAGCCGCAGCATTCACCACTCACCAGGGTCAGAGCGTCGCAGAGATCGTGGAAGAACTCGACGAGTTCCGCACCCACCTCGAGCAAGCAAGCACTACCTGGGCAAGGAAGCCTCGCTAAGAACCCAACGGCATGTTGTCGATGAGTCGTACTTCGCCAACTCGTGCAGCAACCAGCGCTAGAGCGGATCCCGTAAAGGGAGTGTCCTGGCAATTCACGCCAATAGGCTCAAGCGTGGAAGGGTCAACGACTTCCAGATAGTCCAGTTCTACAAGCGGTTCCGCGTCAATAAGCGCCACAGCATCGTCGATATTGAGCGGTTCATGGGCGTCGGCCCGCGCTTTCAAAAGGAAGAGCGCCCGCGATAACACCAAGGCTGCTTCTGCTTGAGCCTCGGAAAGGAACTGATTTCGGGAGGAAAGCGCCAGTCCGCGGTCGGATCGGACAATGGGAACGGCCGCAATTTCCACGTTGTAGGCGAGGTCCTGGACCATTCGTCTGATGATAGCCAATTGCTGCGCATCTTTTTGTCCAAAGAATGCGGTGTAATTCACTTTCTTGGAAGTCAATAAACTTGGCTGCGCAAAGTTTAGGAGTTTTGAAACTACAGCCAACATTCCATCGAAATGTCCCGGCCGTGAAGCGCCTTCAAACTTTTCACCCAGCACACCCGAGGACACCACTACCAACGGGTTCCCGTCCGGATACACCTCAGACTCCTCCGGAGCAAACACCACATCCGCTCCTGCACGCGCAAGCAACTCCACATCAGCGTCCAGGGTGCGCGGGTAGCGTTCGTAGTCCACAGGATCGTTGAACTGCAAGCGATTCACGAAGATAGACACCGCCACAATGTCGTTCCGGGACCGCGCA
It includes:
- a CDS encoding NAD(P)H-dependent flavin oxidoreductase, with amino-acid sequence MRSGSLTRRLNLESPIINAPMIGAAGGELAAAVSKAGGLGLIGIEPKGTKEWFAQQFRWCHNLSTPWGVGFIGWSLTEDLAFLRHILSHQPNFMSASFISASDRRMSEAFAVAKDLGIITSIQAGSAREVDEALTADVDVVVVRGSEGGGHGRNEVATLPLLQYAKSATDKPVVAAGGIGTARGVAAVLAGGADAAWIGTRFITARESLAHPTKKSAVGHATLDDTLYTNAFDIAQKLPWEREYGGRALKNAFAEEWVGREDELLQAVEASDNITQSVNEAIASGNLDKLPIYAGEAAAFTTHQGQSVAEIVEELDEFRTHLEQASTTWARKPR
- the panC gene encoding pantoate--beta-alanine ligase, coding for MPIVTTTVTEFRAALRELIEAHPPGGADSGDEPVGVGFVPTMGALHEGHGTLVRTARSRNDIVAVSIFVNRLQFNDPVDYERYPRTLDADVELLARAGADVVFAPEESEVYPDGNPLVVVSSGVLGEKFEGASRPGHFDGMLAVVSKLLNFAQPSLLTSKKVNYTAFFGQKDAQQLAIIRRMVQDLAYNVEIAAVPIVRSDRGLALSSRNQFLSEAQAEAALVLSRALFLLKARADAHEPLNIDDAVALIDAEPLVELDYLEVVDPSTLEPIGVNCQDTPFTGSALALVAARVGEVRLIDNMPLGS